The following are encoded in a window of Impatiens glandulifera chromosome 5, dImpGla2.1, whole genome shotgun sequence genomic DNA:
- the LOC124940714 gene encoding protein STRUBBELIG-RECEPTOR FAMILY 3-like, giving the protein MRVNKSTVNRLNMEIQSMVFLVFVLICTLQNTLGLTTPTDVSAMNKLYAAFGSPVLPGWVTTAGDPCDEAWQGVQCNNSFVISINLNGANIGGVLSDSLGSFSSIKSIDLGNNHIGGSIPTTLPITLESFSLSSNQLNGSIPSSLSSLVQLSALSLNDNQLSGELPDAFEGLAVLANLDFSSNNLSGPLPPSMQSLSSLTKLNLQNNQLSGPLDVLQDLPLLTLNVENNLFSGPIPDKLSSIPNFKKDGNLFNTTVPSSSPTSSTKPPTVGPSPPFWGSPSDRTPGKQSPPGKQVPAKQPPPKQAEGPTTSKGSNSNSTKKSVTTKRIVWIAIGSALSFVILVMAILLFAPRCRKRRRNDERFKQHEIAPCVGRRDNPRDNGTAVQEIQHSEKVPTPKVEAIKPKEEDQTGTRRMNWISKTRNEAETNTQRMSAVQKSNHHENDMSRFDIDLLVPPPPPVPPPIEKVDEKGRLAKSLKPPMFSVKSYSIASLQLYTSSFSQDNLIGSGMLGSVYRGELPSGKLLAIKKLDKRAFSLQKDYEFLDLVNNIDKIRHANVVELMGYCAEHGERLLIYEYCESGALQDVLHSDDDELKKELSWNARIRMALGAARALEYLHEVCEPPIIHRNFKSSNILLDDEFAVHVSDCGLAPLITAGAVRQLSGQLLSAYGYGAPEFETGVYTMKSDVYSFGVVMLELLTGRKSYDRTRNRGEQFLVRWASHQLHDIDALSRMVDPALNGVYPAKSLSRFADIISRCIQREPEFRPLMSEVVQDIIQMIRRESPNRVGGEE; this is encoded by the exons ATGAGGGTGAATAAATCTACTGTTAATCGCCTCAATATGGAGATCCAATCAATGGTGTTTCTTGTGTTCGTTCTGATCTGCACTCTGCAGAACACTCTCGGATTGACAACTCCAACAGATG TTTCTGCTATGAACAAGTTATATGCTGCATTTGGATCACCTGTGCTTCCTGGGTGGGTTACTACTGCTGGAGACCCGTGTGATGAGGCTTGGCAAGGAGTTCAATGCAACAATAGTTTTGTAATTTCAAT AAATCTTAATGGTGCCAATATAGGTGGAGTGCTGAGTGATAGCTTgggttctttttcttctatcAAATCAAT TGATTTGGGCAACAACCACATCGGGGGAAGCATTCCAACCACTCTTCCAATTACCTTGGAGAGCTT TTCTCTTTCATCCAATCAGCTCAATGGCAGTATTCCGAGTTCATTATCCTCTCTCGTTCAGCTGTCAGCATT GTCTCTAAATGACAACCAACTAAGTGGGGAGTTACCTGATGCTTTTGAAGGACTTGCAGTACTAGCCAATCT AGATTTCTCCAGCAATAATTTGAGTGGTCCTCTGCCACCATCAATGCAGAGCTTATCATCTTTAACGAAACT TAATTTACAGAACAACCAGCTTTCTGGACCTCTGGATGTTCTACAAGATCTTCCTCTCCTTACACT GAATGTAGAGAATAACCTATTCAGTGGACCAATACCTGACAAATTGTCCAGTATTCCCAATTTCAA AAAAGATGGTAATCTATTCAATACCACTGTACCATCATCTTCACCAACATCCTCGACAAAACCTCCAACAGTAGGACCTTCACCACCATTCTGGGGGTCACCATCTGATCGGACTCCTGGTAAACAATCCCCCCCTGGAAAACAAGTCCCAGCAAAACAACCCCCTCCAAAACAGGCTGAGGGTCCAACTACATCAAAGGGATCAAATTCCAATAGCACCAAGAAAAGCGTAACTACCAAAAGGATAGTTTGGATAGCAATTGGTAGTGCGTTGTCATTTGTAATTTTGGTAATGGCAATTTTACTTTTTGCACCAAGGTGTCGAAAGAGAAGACGCAACGATGAGAGATTCAAGCAACACGAAATTGCTCCTTGTGTAGGAAGAAGAGACAATCCTAGAGATAACGGAACTGCCGTCCAAGAAATCCAGCATTCAGAGAAAG TTCCAACTCCAAAAGTTGAAGCGATAAAGCCAAAAGAGGAAGACCAAACGGGCACAAGAAGAATGAATTGGATCTCAAAAACGAGGAATGAGGCAGAAACAAATACACAAAGAATGAGTGCAGTGCAAAAGTCTAATCATCACGAAAATGACATGAGCAGATTTGATATTGATTTATTGGTTCCTCCACCCCCGCCGGTGCCACCTCCAATTGAGAAGGTTGATGAAAAGGGAAGGCTTGCCAAATCTCTGAAACCCCCCATGTTTAGTGTGAAGTCCTATAGTATTGCATCTCTTCAGCTATACACAAGCAGCTTTTCTCAGGACAATCTTATTGGAAGTGGTATGCTAGGAAGTGTTTACAGGGGTGAGCTTCCAAGTGGAAAG TTGCTTGCTATCAAGAAGCTGGATAAAAGGGCATTCAGTCTACAGAAGGATTATGaatttcttgatttggtcaacaATATTGATAAAATCCGTCACGCCAATGTTGTTGAGCTCATGGGGTACTGTGCGGAGCATGGAGAGAGGTTACTCATCTATGAATATTGTGAGAGTGGGGCCCTACAAGATGTTTTACACTCTGACGATGATGAATTAAAGAAGGAACTATCATGGAATGCCCGAATCAGGATGGCTTTGGGTGCTGCAAGAGCATTAGA GTATCTGCATGAGGTCTGCGAGCCTCCTATTATTCACAGGAACTTCAAGTCTTCCAATATTCTTCTTGATGATGAGTTTGCCGTTCATGTCTCTGATTGTGGTTTAGCTCCTCTGATAACTGCAGGTGCTGTGAGACAG TTGTCAGGACAACTTCTTTCAGCTTATGGCTACGGTGCCCCGGAATTTGAGACAGGGGTGTATACAATGAAGAGTGATGTCTATAGTTTTGGTGTTGTGATGTTAGAGCTTCTAACTGGCAGAAAGTCATATGACAG GACTAGAAATAGAGGGGAACAATTCTTGGTGAGATGGGCATCCCATCAGCTTCATGATATCGACGCATTGTCCAGAATGGTTGATCCTGCTTTAAATGGAGTCTATCCTGCTAAATCACTTTCTCGATTTGCTGATATTATTTCTAGATGTATCCAA AGGGAGCCTGAGTTTCGACCGTTGATGTCGGAAGTTGTTCAGGACATCATTCAAATGATAAGGAGGGAGTCTCCCAATCGTGTTGGCGGCGAAGAGTAA
- the LOC124938718 gene encoding uncharacterized protein LOC124938718, which yields MVVMCFLVDEKRKVRKSKPAAGLCSRCGGGAHVADIKSATRFCYVPLYWKSWRAIICTFCGSILKSYR from the coding sequence atggtTGTGATGTGCTTTTTGGTGGACGAGAAGAGGAAGGTGAGGAAGAGCAAGCCGGCGGCGGGACTGTGTTCAAGGTGCGGCGGAGGTGCACACGTGGCCGATATCAAGTCGGCAACTAGGTTCTGCTACGTCCCTCTCTACTGGAAGTCATGGAGAGCCATCATCTGCACCTTCTGTGGTTCCATTCTCAAATCTTACAGATAG
- the LOC124939502 gene encoding secretory carrier-associated membrane protein 1-like, whose translation MAGRYDSNPFDEEEVNPFAVDQSGGGKTSRQPSYGNGAFYMVNPTSAPSASSKLSPLPPEPADYDRGATVDIPLDTANDLRKKEKELQAKEAELKKREQELKRREDAAARAGILLEEKNWPPFFPIIHQDIANEIPVHLQRLQYVAFTTLLGLVGCLLWNFIAVTLAWIKGEGPTIWFLAVIYFISGVPGAYVLWYRPLYRAMRTDSALKFGWFFIVYSIHISFCVFASVAPPIIFKGKSLTGILPAIDVLGDSGIVGIFYFIGFGLFAVESLISIWLFQQVYMYFRGSGKEAEMKREAARRTMMSAL comes from the exons ATGGCCGGTCGTTACGATTCCAATCcttttgatgaagaagaagtcaATCCATTTGCTGTT gaCCAATCTGGTGGTGGGAAAACGTCACGTCAACCAAGCTATGGAAATGGTGCATTTTATATGGTG AATCCTACTAGTGCTCCTTCTGCATCCTCAAAGCTTTCACCTCTTCCACCTGAACCTGCTGATTATGATCGTGGTGCCACGGTTGATATCCCGCTTGACACTGCAAAT GATTTGCGGAAGAAAGAGAAGGAACTCCAAGCTAAGGAGGCTGAGCTGAAAAAAAGAGAACAG GAACTAAAAAGGAGGGAAGATGCAGCTGCACGAG CTGGAATTCTTTTAGAAGAGAAAAATTGGCCACCTTTTTTCCCAATAATTCACCAAGATATTGCCAATGAAATTCCCGTTCATTTGCAGAGATTACAATACGTTGCATTCACAACATTGTTGG GCTTGGTTGGTTGCCTACTGTGGAATTTCATTGCAGTTACATTAGCCTGGATTAAGGGGGAAG gtCCAACTATTTGGTTTCTCGCTGTTATCTACTTTATATCAGGAGTTCCAGGGGCATATGTCCTGTGGTATCGTCCTCTTTACCGTGCAATGAG GACAGATAGTGCTCTAAAGTTTGGATGGTTTTTCATTGTCTACTCG ATACACATCTCATTTTGTGTCTTTGCCTCAGTTGCTCCTCCAATCATATTCAAGGGGAAATCTCTAAc AGGAATCCTGCCTGCAATAGATGTTCTTGGTGATAGTGGTATTGTTGGG ATATTCTACTTCATTGGATTCGGATTATTTGCAGTGGAATCTCTCATTAGCATCTGGTTGTTTCAG cAAGTTTACATGTATTTCAGAGGCAGCGGGAAAGAAGCAGAGATGAAGCGAGAAGCTGCAAGAAGAACCATGATGTCGGCACTCTGA
- the LOC124940724 gene encoding uncharacterized protein LOC124940724 has product MLLSPTMAPASTVSDRGAGAGEHWRNFDNTVNAVSFGFVATAILVSMFLAMAIFERFLRPTTAAADGGGLNHGDIEAQTTSFNGKLNYPFPKNPSYGGDLSVLMPGEEVPTFIAHPVQFQTQTQTHILN; this is encoded by the exons ATGCTGCTCTCTCCGACCATGGCTCCGGCGAGTACCGTTTCGGATAGAGGCGCCGGCGCCGGCGAGCACTGGAGAAATTTCGATAATACTGTTAATGCAGTTTCATTTGGGTTCGTCGCAACCGCCATCCTAGTCTCTATGTTCCTTGCAATGGCTATCTTCGAGAGATTCCTCCGGCCAACAACCGCCGCCGCCGACGGTGGTGGTCTGAATCATGGAGATATCGAGGCCCAAACGACGTCGTTCAATGGAAAGCTCAATTACCCTTTTCCCAAA AATCCATCTTATGGCGGTGACTTGTCGGTGTTGATGCCCGGAGAAGAAGTTCCGACCTTCATTGCTCATCCTGTTCAATtccaaactcaaactcaaactcacatacttaattaa